One genomic region from Anopheles bellator chromosome 2, idAnoBellAS_SP24_06.2, whole genome shotgun sequence encodes:
- the LOC131210742 gene encoding tubulin polyglutamylase TTLL5: MQSIAAAAVNDKFIVCGRKLNGYSSLDLFVMPITDKPRLNHSQNAKKLSPATPNPWVTGGPPGGKDAVLVFRTYALSPLASDSGESLSSQATPTEATSLSSHHASPAGSVEPKKLHATPHDPARSASLSTAASSTLPKNFNVQRKTRTAAPSRSGSSATNTSSNNEDDEEDGDGGEGEDDDGGDGDDNDDGDDEDVRYGGVARRTRKGLGDEDDGVDDTGEGEGDDDEDDDDGAGGTTSQDETSPVKKKALPVADTRPNKSKKRQLESSSSSSSLSNASMSSVKGGSGDEIDPELPSSKSEPSLASVTVAERSEKKHQKKQCKEDDKENQQQQSAAAAAAAAVAKTEMPAAQLNICYKFINTETRLLRKILNAHGMAESGPECNDFNLLWTGIHLKPDILRNLAPYQRVNHFPRSYELTRKDRLYKNIERMQHLRGYKHFDIVPQSFLLPQDYKELIAAHNKCRGPWIVKPVASSRGRGIFIVNSPDQISSYEQVVVAKYISDPLCIDGHKCDIRIYVAVTSFDPLIIYMYEEGLVRLATVKYDRTAENLWNPCMHLCNYSINKYHTDYIRSSNAGEEDVGHKWTLSALLRHLRSQGCNTEQLMLAIEDLIIKAIFSCTQPVVSACRMFVPHIGNCFELYGFDILIDDVLKPWLLEVNLSPSLGCDTPLDTKVKASMLTDLLTMVGIPAISPLQKACYDSKGQKIRNLTTPYRRVNSADFVHTTSGGGRKDGTTASQGSSKGGDGGGGKLQTTLSALTAEELKIVRFARSQYERRGGFVRIFPTSDSMTRYGSLLDPVTGIPTSAITSSSSGTYLMVIPHNYNQMLHGQLFPPGSETENRIVHRIQKYERALESSLPITIGPKHAAPKCVDEAKRLRLQVRKLIETGHEMSILQARRTFGYYLEYILKRLSSEPKHSHEELIMKFLYRVGAHMKTPFFFRNFGNKALGKDRGAMVAKQLGDYLHLYNKETEAYVDLFDIVGMLPIKLYEEFLVQASEADLESVLTLHTNLSQQMPFLYSGCSTSVPPAPPIPVGAHGFLKALPSMAPGGANKELIRLDPFYKRTEGRVPLATRIGGGLSVGEGTRGGELKASASRLSPMKKKPPIGGSMVKSSREREQRSNWLY; this comes from the exons ATGCAATCgatcgctgctgccgctgtgaATGACAAATTTATCGTCTGTGG gCGGAAACTCAACGGGTACTCTAGCTTGGATTTATTCGTTATGCCTATAACCGACAAACCGCGACTAAATCACTCACAAAA TGCCAAAAAACTGTCACCTGCCACACCGAACCCGTGGGTCACGGGGGGTCCGCCGGGCGGCAAGGATGCGGTGCTAGTGTTCCGCACCTACGCCCTGTCGCCGCTAGCCTCCGATAGTGGCGAGAGTCTGTCATCGCAGGCGACCCCAACCGAAGCGACGTCCCTGTCGTCCCATCACGCTAGCCCTGCCGGTTCCGTGGAACCGAAGAAGctacacgccacgccacatGATCCCGCCCGGTCCGCCTCGCTCAGCactgccgccagcagcacacTGCCGAAGAACTTCAACGTCCAGCGCAAGACGCGGACCGCGGCGCCGAGCCGCAGCGGCAGTAGCGCCACTAACACCTCCAGCAACaatgaggacgacgaggaggacggcgacggcggtgaaggtgaagacgatgatggcggcgacggggacgataacgatgacggtgatgatgaggATGTGCGGTACGGTGGTGTCGCGAGGCGAACCCGTAAGGGGCTGGGCGATGAAGATGACGGCGTGGACGATACTGGCGAAGGAGAgggtgatgacgatgaggacgacgacgatggtgccgGAGGAACGACCTCGCAGGATGAAACGAGCCCGGTGAAGAAGAAGGCCCTCCCGGTGGCGGACACGCGCCCGAACAAGTCGAAAAAGCGTCAGCTCGaatcgtcctcctcgtccagcTCGCTGAGCAACGCCTCGATGTCGAGTGTGAAGGGCGGCTCGGGGGACGAGATCGATCCGGAACTGCCGAGCTCCAAGTCGGAACCCTCGCTGGCGAGCGTCACAGTGGCCGAGCGGTCCGAGAAGAAGCACCAGAAAAAGCAATGCAAAGAGGACGACAAAgagaaccagcagcagcagtcagcggcggcggcggcagcggcggcagtggccaaAACGGAAATGCCGGCGGCCCAGCTAAACATCTGCTACAAGTTCATCAACACCGAGACCCGTCTGTTGCGGAAGATCCTGAACGCGCACGGCATGGCCGAGAGTGGCCCGGAGTGCAACGATTTCAACCTCCTGTGGACCGGCATCCACCTGAAGCCGGACATCCTGCGAAATCTGGCCCCGTACCAGCGGGTGAACCATTTCCCGCG GTCTTACGAGCTGACGCGCAAGGATCGTCTGTACAAGAACATTGAGCGGATGCAGCATCTGCGGGGCTACAAGCACTTTGATATTGTGCCGCAGTCCTTTCTGCTACCGCAAGATTACAAGGAGCTAATAGCGGCCCACAACAAGTGCCGGGGACCGTGGATCGTCAAACCGGTAGCTTCGAGCCGCGGTAGGGGCATTTTCATCGTCAATTCG CCGGATCAGATCTCGTCGTACGAGCAGGTGGTGGTCGCGAAGTACATCTCCGATCCGCTCTGCATCGATGGTCACAAGTGTGACATCCGCATCTACGTGGCGGTCACCTCGTTCGACCCGCTCATCATCTACATGTACGAAGAGGGGCTGGTGCGGCTGGCCACGGTTAAGTACGATCGGACGGCGGAGAACCTGTGGAACCCGTGCATGCACCTGTGCAACTACAGCATCAACAAGTACCACACCGACTACATCCGGTCGAGTAACGCCGGCGAGGAGGATGTCGGCCACAAGTGGACGCTGAGTGCGCTGCTGCGGCACCTGCGAAGCCAGGGCTGTAACACCGAGCAGCTGATGCTGGCGATCGAAGATCTGATCATCAAGGCGATCTTCTCGTGCACCCAACCGGTCGTGTCGGCGTGCCGGATGTTTGTGCCCCACATTGGCAATTGCTTCGAGCTGTACGGGTTCGACATTCTGATCGACGACGTGCTAAAACCGTGGCTACTCGAGGTGAACCTGTCGCCATCGCTCGGTTGCGATACGCCGCTCGACACGAAAGTGAAGGCCTCGATGCTCACCGACCTGCTGACGATGGTGGGCATCCCGGCCATCAGCCCGCTGCAGAAGGCGTGCTACGATAGCAAGGGACAGAAGATCCGCAACCTTACCACGCCGTACCGTCGTGTCAATTCGGCCGACTTTGTGCACACCACCAGCGGAGGAGGGCGAAAGGatggcaccaccgccagccagggCAGCAGCAagggtggcgatggtggcggagGAAAGCTACAGACCACCCTGAGCGCGCTGACGGCGGAGGAGCTGAAGATCGTTCGCTTTGCCCGCTCGCAGTACGAACGGCGCGGTGGCTTTGTGCGCATTTTCCCCACGAGCGACAGTATGACGCGGTACGGATCGCTGCTCGATCCCGTCACCGGTATCCCCACGTCGGCCATCACGTCCTCGAGCAGCGGCACCTACCTGATGGTCATTCCGCACAACTACAACCAGATGCTGCACGGGCAGCTCTTCCCGCCCGGCAGCGAAACCGAGAACCGGATCGTGCACCGGATCCAGAAGTACGAGCGGGCGCTCGAAAGCTCGCTCCCGATCACGATCGGCCCAAAGCACGCGGCCCCCAAGTGTGTGGACGAGGCGAAGCGGCTCCGGTTGCAGGTGCGCAAGCTGATCGAGACCGGGCACGAGATGAGTATCCTGCAGGCGCGCCGCACCTTCGGCTACTACCTCGAGTACATCCTGAAGCGGCTCTCGTCCGAACCGAAGCACAGCCACGAGGAGTTGATCATGAAGTTCCTGTACCGGGTCGGGGCGCACATGAAGAcgccgtttttcttccgcaaCTTTGGCAACAAGGCACTCGGCAAGGACCGGGGCGCCATGGTGGCCAAACAGCTGGGCGACTATCTGCACCTGTACAacaaggaaacggaagcgtACGTGGACCTGTTCGACATCGTTGGGATGCTGCCGATCAAGCTGTACGAGGAGTTTCTGGTGCAGGCGAGCGAAGCCGACCTCGAGTCGGTGCTGACGCTGCACACGAACTTGTCGCAGCAGATGCCGTTCCTGTACAGTGGCTGCTCAACCAGCgtgccaccagcgccgccgaTTCCTGTCGGGGCGCACGGCTTCCTGAAGGCCCTCCCGAGCATGGCACCGGGCGGTGCGAACAAGGAGCTGATCCGGCTCGATCCGTTCTACAAGCGCACCGAAGGTCGCGTGCCGCTAGCCACGCGCATCGGTGGCGGACTGTCCGTGGGCGAAGGGACCCGCGGTGGAGAACTGAAAGCGTCCGCTTCTCGGCTGTCGCcgatgaaaaagaaaccaccgatcggcggGAGCATGGTGAAGTCTTCGCGAGAGCGCGAGCAGCGATCCAACTGGCTCTACTGA